A single window of Toxoplasma gondii ME49 chromosome Ib, whole genome shotgun sequence DNA harbors:
- a CDS encoding microneme protein, putative (encoded by transcript TGME49_208730~Predicted trans-membrane domain (TMHMM2.0):6-29): MVPLSRMAMVSVAYFILGALVYGSANVFGEMQPRQLAKSSTDDPTIHDEGHGAAAPSTPRAGTELMTPHPLASRAKAVTSAIIQESKSTLFNTGHVTTTEHAPKNPGLLGKPVKQTEALQLASPEKGVTTMEPKAASQHADRSGNPAVKKSTSGAQQAAAQSGKVLTKLTPIEKNPAPLHRQPMTRATPVGPKPADPAGKAVKKAATGIPKPAAPGGKAVKVTPVARKPVAPKAAAPDGKAVKKATVVVPKPAAPSGKAVKKPVVSVPKPATLGGKAVKKPAAGVPKPAAPDGKAVRKPVVGVPKPAAPDGKAAKKPASGVPKPADPAGKAVKKAATGIPKPAAPGGKAVKVTPVARKPVAPKAAAPDGKAVKKATVVVPKPAAPSGKAVKKPVVSVPKPATLDGKAVRKPVVGVPKPAAPDGKAVKKPVVGVPKPAAPDDTGINKATLVTRKPEAPDVKVVKKATVVVPKPEAPDIKVMTDQTPTTPPSPPVRARAASATTIVTAPAPVPTRPVLTTTSTAATVTTIKTETPRAASRLQQDLNAFCTTQFQKLCSETIDGGRYCGVSGAVARFGPGGHDSDSQWRCYEESIMNTTTKGVQCMDDCGNQMQCVGAVSVKTVATPPLRALSAFISQRRWIYCSSFQRSADALCNFKRTGNVARYDPGRTRWMCFNPVDISLEGQSYCANNCGGFTPCAGGLSPGEIPTRTVYIIQQSDTAEAFAALHPCRHDEICIPSTVYPPACVKAHKIIAIQQLSKQQEAMDNYCQTEMDQMCRVGKWTTYCYQLWLSRMVSTEEDEEPKWRCYPFALLNFSDLSTCIDGCSNRVPCHGAPSPTSTLTTEFSKLKTIAENIAFCSPFQKAANDHCNKRYGEGWVARQDVTTDDWACFQTTKLPTYRWTGCVDNCGNTSLCAAGVPEQLHSAAAEAFVHPDPALERVVESVPSPCLTGESCTPTAMNPPYCSETRPNPQPAPLRDHTIRNALDCSKGAPLARRNPTSK; encoded by the exons ATGGTGCCCTTGTCGAGAATGGCAATGGTGTCGGTTGCGTATTTTATATTAGGAGCCCTGGTATATGGGTCTGCGAATGTGTTTGGGGAGATGCAACCGCGTCAACTGGCCAAATCATCCACGGATGACCCTACAATCCACGATGAAGGCCACGGTGCCGCAGCCCCTAGTACACCGAGAGCTGGTACGGAATTGATGACACCACACCCTCTGGCTTCCCGTGCGAAGGCCGTGACGTCAGCAATTATACAAGAATCTAAAAGTACACTTTTCAACACGGGTCATGTGACCACAACTGAACATGCGCCAAAGAATCCAGGTCTACTAGGAAAGCCTGTGAAGCAAACAGAGGCGCTTCAGCTTGCGTCACCAGAGAAGGGAGTGACGACAATGGAACCTAAGGCGGCCTCTCAGCATGCTGATCGTAGTGGAAACCCAgcggtgaagaagagcacATCAGGTGCACAGCAAGCTGCAGCACAAAGTGGAAAGGTCCTCACGAAGCTGACACCAATCGAGAAGAACCCCGCACCTCTACATAGACAGCCGATGACAAGGGCAACACCCGTCGGTCCAAAGCCTGCGGATCCAGCTGGCAAGGCAGTAAAGAAGGCAGCCACAGGGATACCAAAGCCTGCAGCTCCAGGTGGCAAGGCAGTCAAGGTGACTCCTGTCGCGCGAAAACCTGTTGCACCAAAGGCAGCAGCTCCAGACGGCAAGGCAGTCAAGAAGGCAACCGTAGTCGTGCCAAAGCCTGCAGCTCCCAGTGGCAAGGCAGTGAAGAAGCCGGTTGTCAGCGTGCCAAAGCCTGCAACACTCGGTGGCAAGGCAGTGAAGAAGCCAGCTGCCGGCGTGCCAAAGCCCGCAGCTCCCGATGGCAAGGCGGTGAGAAAGCCAGTTGTCGGCGTGCCAAAGCCCGCAGCTCCCGATGGTAAGGCGGCGAAAAAGCCAGCGTCCGGCGTGCCAAAGCCTGCGGATCCAGCTGGCAAGGCAGTAAAGAAGGCAGCCACAGGGATACCAAAGCCTGCAGCTCCAGGTGGCAAGGCAGTCAAGGTGACTCCTGTCGCGCGAAAACCTGTTGCACCAAAGGCAGCAGCTCCAGACGGCAAGGCAGTCAAGAAGGCAACCGTAGTCGTGCCAAAGCCTGCAGCTCCCAGTGGCAAGGCAGTGAAGAAGCCAGTTGTCAGCGTGCCAAAGCCTGCAACGCTCGATGGCAAGGCGGTGAGAAAGCCAGTTGTCGGCGTGCCAAAGCCCGCAGCTCCCGATGGTAAGGCGGTGAAAAAGCCAGTTGTCGGCGTGCCAAAGCCTGCAGCTCCAGATGACACGGGAATCAACAAGGCGACCCTTGTCACGCGGAAACCTGAGGCTCCAGACGTGAAGGTAGTCAAGAAGGCAACCGTAGTCGTGCCAAAACCTGAAGCGCCAGATATAAAGGTAATGACGGATCAGACCCCAACGACGCCTCCCTCTCCGCCTGTACGAGCAAGGGCAGCGTCGGCGACGACAATAGTAACAGCTCCTGCTCCAGTGCCAACCCGGCCTGTGCTGACAACAACATCCACGGCAGCAACAGTTACCACAATTAAAACAGAGACTCCACGAGCAG CCTCGAGGCTCCAGCAAGATCTGAACGCTTTCTGCACCACGCAGTTCCAAAAGCTGTGCTCGGAGACTATCGATGGGGGCCGGTATTGCGGAGTCAGCGGCGCTGTAGCAAGGTTCGGTCCAGGAGGGCATGATTCCGACTCCCAATGGAGGTGTTACGAAGAGTCTATCATGAACACGACTACCAAGGGCGTCCAGTGCATGGACGATTGTGGGAACCAGATGCAGTGCGTTGGCGCTGTTTCCGTGAAGACAGTTGCCACACCGCCCCTTAGagctctctccgccttcatCAGTCAGCGGCGATGGATATACTGCAGTTCTTTCCAGCGATCTGCAGATGCACTGTGCAACTTCAAGCGTACAGGAAACGTTGCGCGGTATGACCCTGGCAGGACTCGGTGGATGTGTTTTAATCCG GTCGACATATCTCTTGAAGGCCAGTCCTACTGTGCAAACAATTGCGGAGGCTTCACGCCGTGTGCTGGGGGCCTATCGCCTG GAGAAATCCCAACTCGCACCGTATACATCATTCAGCAGTCGGACACAGCTGAGGCGTTCGCGGCTCTTCATCCGTGCAGACATGATGAAATTTGCATTCCGTCGACGGTGTACCCCCCCGCTTGCGTGAAGGCACACAAAATAATTGCCATTCAACAACTGAGCAAGCAGCAAGAAGCCATGGATAATTACTGCCAGACTGAAATGGATCAGATGTGCCGAGTAGGGAAATGGACGACATACTGCTACCAGCTTTGGTTGTCGCGGATGGTCTCCACTGAAGAGGATGAAGAACCAAAGTGGCGGTGTTATCCGTTCGCGCTTCTCAATTTCTCGGACCTCTCTACCTGTATCGATGGATGCAGCAACAGGGTCCCGTGTCACGGAGCTCCGTCACCAACATCTACGTTGACTACAGAGTTCTCGAAGTTGAAGACAATTGCCGAGAACATTGCGTTTTGTTCGCCGTTTCAGAAGGCTGCCAATGACCACTGCAATAAGAGATACGGCGAAGGATGGGTGGCCAGACAAGACGTGACAACGGATGATTGGGCGTGCTTTCAGACG ACAAAGCTTCCCACGTATCGGTGGACAGGATGCGTCGACAACTGTGGCAACACCTCTTTGTGTGCTGCCGGCGTGCCAG AGCAACTTCATtcagctgctgcagaagcTTTTGTCCACCCAGATCCTGCATTGGAGCGGGTGGTTGAGTCAGTGCCATCCCCGTGTCTGACAGGGGAGTCGTGTACACCGACAGCGATGAATCCTCCTTACTGCTCTGAAACCAGGCCGAACCCGCAACCGGCTCCTCTACGAGACCACACAATTCGCAACGCGCTAGACTGCAGTAAAGGAGCACCTCTGGCCCGGCGAAATCCTACCAGTAAATAG
- a CDS encoding microneme protein, putative (encoded by transcript TGME49_208740), whose product MYPIAPSFAMVGSVGSIRRTSRCPSKTASCFRLYVFPLVPPTNMAKAKTVGVRLIGVTTCVAFAASLQVAVTGALGAGPAYRVAQRPGSLHFARMHDRFVNKDREAEEHKVAALERNTTPENISSQMDSNKTTAPSPEPGTSKRAQLKTTSAASATRPLVSQLQKDVDYYCAKRFEQQCAKGVLGKTYCTDGLVVGRYVSQGSKLEAGWHCFKGAEIAHSQRQVKCVDNCGNLMKCFGDVNSSQTAKVAMPGMDEWIDKRKWTYCSPYQQAADALCNLKHHGDVARYDHVRQRWMCLDLNDVALDGISYCADNCGGPTSCVGGLLPGELPQRSVRIVRHRDMESAFEAIQPCPNAGDICVASTVNPPACLPQVQTLVLQRLPAQQRALDTMCQDAMDEECRKGKQTEDCFGLWLARYELESSPGGAGAWRCYPESRLDFTQLSSCIDGCGNPISCRGQPAEVSPAFIDLPALDKVAGDMSYCSAYQRAGNAYCAQKHGPRWVARQNCNTYKWACFNLDNLPPNGWVGCAGHCGEFIWCPSAGTGDAVSDSVQDEDLESVILAVPDPCLAGEKCEPTAQEPAYCSVSRPNPHAKVKKLSVFEDRRLRGY is encoded by the exons ATGTATCCTATAGCACCATCTTTCGCGATG GTGGGTTCGGTGGGTTCCATTCGGCGCACAAGCCGATGCCCCAGTAAGACGGCCAGCTGTTTCAGATTGTATGTCTTCCCCCTGGTGCCTCCTACCAATATGGCGAAAGCCAAAACAGTAGGAGTGCGCCTGATTGGCGTGACCACATGTGTCGCTTTTGCGGCGTCCCTGCAAGTTGCTGTTACTGGTGCACTCGGGGCTGGTCCGGCGTACCGGGTGGCACAACGCCCGGGTTCCTTACACTTCGCTCGGATGCATGATCGTTTTGTCAACAAGGACCGAGAAGCCGAAGAGCACAAGGTTGCAGCTCTGGAGCGTAACACAACTCCTGAAAATATATCTTCTCAAATGGATAGTAACAAGACAACGGCACCGTCTCCAGAGCCAGGAACATCGAAGCGGGCACAACTCAAAACGACTAGCGCGGCATCGGCGACCAGAC CCCTCGTCTCCCAACTCCAAAAGGATGTGGATTACTACTGCGCTAAAAGATTTGAGCAGCAGTGCGCCAAGGGAGTGTTGGGGAAGACGTACTGTACAGATGGTCTAGTGGTTGGGCGGTATGTTTCACAAGGAAGCAAATTAGAAGCGGGCTGGCACTGCTTTAAAGGGGCGGAAATTGCCCACAGTCAAAGACAGGTGAAGTGTGTGGACAACTGCGGGAACCTGATGAAATGCTTTGGGGACGTGAATTCATCACAGACCGCGAAGGTTGCCATGCCCGGGATGGATGAATGGATTGACAAACGGAAGTGGACGTACTGTTCACCATATCAACAAGCAGCAGATGCCCTCTGCAACCTGAAGCATCATGGAGACGTCGCCAGATACGACCATGTCCGGCAGAGGTGGATGTGCCTTGACCTG AACGATGTCGCTTTGGATGGGATTAGCTACTGTGCCGACAACTGTGGCGGACCAACGTCGTGTGTAGGAGGCTTGTTGCCAG GGGAACTTCCACAGCGGAGTGTGCGCATTGTCCGGCATCGGGACATGGAGTCAGCATTTGAAGCTATACAGCCGTGTCCAAATGCTGGTGACATCTGCGTGGCCAGCACGGTGAATCCTCCCGCGTGCCTACCACAGGTGCAGACATTAGTACTTCAGAGACTTCCAGCGCAGCAACGGGCTCTGGACACAATGTGCCAAGATGCTATGGACGAGGAATGCAGAAAAGGCAAGCAAACGGAAGACTGCTTTGGATTGTGGTTGGCTCGTTACGAACTCGAGAGCAGCCCGGGAGGAGCAGGAGCGTGGAGGTGTTACCCGGAGTCCCGACTAGACTTCACCCAATTGTCCAGTTGCATCGATGGGTGCGGCAATCCAATATCTTGTCGTGGACAGCCAGCAGAAGTGTCGCCAGCATTCATCGACCTCCCTGCGCTCGACAAGGTGGCTGGCGACATGAGTTATTGTTCCGCGTACCAGAGGGCAGGGAATGCCTACTGTGCGCAGAAACACGGTCCCCGCTGGGTAGCAAGGCAAAATTGCAACACGTACAAGTGGGCCTGCTTCAATTTG GACAACTTACCTCCGAATGGCTGGGTAGGGTGCGCGGGTCACTGCGGAGAATTCATTTGGTGCCCCAGCGCTGGAACAGGGG ATGCAGTGAGCGACTCTGTACAAGATGAAGATCTGGAAAGCGTGATCCTCGCCGTGCCAGATCCGTGTTTAGCTGGGGAGAAGTGTGAGCCGACCGCACAAGAGCCAGCTTACTGTTCAGTATCAAGACCAAATCCTCAtgcgaaggtgaagaagtTATCGGTATTCGAGGATCGAAGGCTACGGGGATACTGA
- a CDS encoding RWD domain-containing protein (encoded by transcript TGME49_208750) yields MTNHTEEQALELEALEALFTREEEFEKLSPTSFRLSLLPCQEGEGTDHVAVTLLVEYVPTYPDDPPHWEIQSSKGLDTEALEELKKEVSEAMKREVGAPMMYTIAEFVQDWLRERNKPQQSMYDQMMSRENAAVVEDESDEEEEEGDGDEPQYTGLGDKQLCAATTQVAPKLKQRQTVSTRTRKTVTAQETPRRECFGRMRVSSKAKTTRNFCPIEDHLLRKGNSSSMHMHVPLGVNLHA; encoded by the exons ATGACAAATCATACGGAGGAGCAGGCACTTGAACTGGAGGCGCTGGAGGCGCTCTTCACTCGAGAGGAGGAATTCGAAAAGCTCTCTCCCACTtctttccgcctctctctcctgccttgTCAAGAGGGCGAAGGCACTGACCATGTTGCTGTTACGCTTCTTGTTGAATACGTGCCAACGTACCCCGATGATCCTCCTCACTGGGAAATCCAGTCAA GCAAAGGCTTAGACACGGAGGCCTTGgaagagctgaagaaggaggtcTCTGAAgcgatgaagagagaggttGGCGCGCCCATGATGTATACGATTGCCGAATTTGTCCAA GATTGGCTGCGAGAGCGAAACAAACCACAACAGTCTATGTACGATCAAATGATGAGTCGGGAGAATGCGGCGGTAGTGGAAGATGAAAGCgatgaggaggaagaagaaggcgacggtgaTGAGCCGCAGTACACGGGTCTGGGAGACAAACAGCTCTGTGCAGCAACG ACACAAGTTGCGCCGAAGctgaagcagaggcagacggtGTCGACGAGAACCAGAAAAACAGTCACGGCACAGGAGACACCG agaagagaatgtTTTGGAAGGATGAGAGTCTCttcgaaggcgaagacgacgaggaactTCTGTCCGATTGAGGATCACCTCTTACGCAAAGGTAATTCCTCTtctatgcatatgcatgtgccACTGGGCGTGAACCTACATGCGTAG
- a CDS encoding hypothetical protein (encoded by transcript TGME49_208760), translating into MKGIDKTQSVAPDAFARTGKQGGTAVSDSSAAPGDTRFQTNSYRSWVPNPEDMIDNEAFGIARNAFYESKLEMPHPLIPVNGTGFQPEPVLPEYMYPHEVRCPAGWLAYGPHCITIVAVPVWTTCPGDRSFKRHGLRSRMAVASPGICAVTVSRIILLRETGVSLVCPGGYEPHFSEVLAFTPNDVENGKTGKSNEPIGRAFTCTQLDSIPIAVAAGDHCPPGYSISDVGTCEARKQVGPSVSCPEGFVLGGEQTSPYAILSQEFAKCGAVEYYLGKVWCPDGFLPLGIDLPNLPFGSSLDAFGTVDRIAQAAEANRLSPSPRSLKRMEDTNSLQRRKAKIHKVASELRSVFPDSFVDVLLQNTLSEMHVEAETNPLDEEEMQQEGSWKEDAKSEGHRTDQGMDELEIGDTLSDDMEEDLNEDVWIVDDTEAEMEVDYELADNFDFQLKADSQRSPTNEASLQTQGRQSATEGSPISKLNSEAIPSSLASFEETTIKQAQARGTTPAVHPHRNVSSESQQGTSETLNRDGETGGHSGRKRRSEVRRKRRMQEQRKTSEGVQATPNLIMQLEAKIPPGGACVHIVGVFEGHCDKIECHGGIMKKIHQLVYDWVDYRLRVDIRQVDMFIPNGRDFRRTTPG; encoded by the exons ATGAAGGGAATAGACAAGACGCAGTCTGTGGCACCAGACGCCTTCGCACGTACAGGAAAACAAGGGGGCACGGCGGTCTCGGACAGTTCAGCAGCACCAGGTGACACCCGTTTCCAGACAAACAGCTACAGAAGCTGGGTACCCAACCCTGAAGACATGATAGATAATGAAGCTTTCGGAATCGCCCGGAACGCCTTCTACGAATCCAAACTCGAAATGCCACATCCGCTTATACCCGTGAACGGCACTGGCTTCCAGCCAGAGCCTGTCTTACCCGAGTACATGTATCCCCACG AAGTGCGATGTCCGGCAGGATGGCTGGCGTACGGTCCGCATTGCATAACCATCGTAGCCGTGCCGGTCTGGACGACCTGCCCAGGCGATCGGTCTTTTAAGAGGCACGGTCTACGCTCTCGCATGGCCGTCGCTTCTCCAGGAATCTGCGCAGTGACTGTAAGTCGAATCATCCTTCTG AGGGAAACCGGCGTCTCGTTGGTGTGTCCTGGAGGATACGAGCCTCATTTCTCGGAGGTCCTCGCTTTCACACCAAATGATGTTGAAAACGGCAAGACTGGCAAAAGTAACGAGCCTATTGGCCGCGCGTTCACATGCACTCAATTGGATTCCATCCCAATAGCC GTTGCTGCTGGCGACCATTGTCCACCAGGCTACTCTATATCTGACGTCGGCACGTGCGAGGCAAGAAAGCAAGTCGGACCCTCTGTGTCTTGCCCAGAGGGGTTTGTGCTTGGTGGGGAACAAACCAGCCCATATGCAATTTTAAGTCAAGAATTCGCGAAGTGTGGAGCTGTTGAGTATTACCTTGGCAAG GTATGGTGTCCAGACGGATTCTTACCTCTCGGAATCGATCTCCCGAATCTACCTTTTGGTAGCAGCTTGGACGCCTTCGGTACGGTTGACAGGATTGCACAAGCAGCGGAAGCTAATCGGTTGTCACCATCACCACGATCACTCAAAAGAATGGAGGATACGAATTCTCTACAACGTAGGAAAGCGAAAATTCACAAAGTAGCCAGTGAACTTCGGTCAGTATTCCCTGACTCATTCGTAGACGTTCTTTTGCAAAACACTCTCAGTGAAATGCATgtcgaagcagaaacgaaTCCACTCGATGAGGAAGAAATGCAACAAGAAGGATCatggaaagaagacgcaaaaagCGAAGGGCATCGCACCGATCAAGGAATGGATGAACTAGAAATAGGTGATACTCTTTCTGACGATATGGAGGAAGATCTAAATGAGGACGTCTGGATTGTAGACGACACAGAAGCTGAGATGGAGGTAGATTATGAACTGGCTGACAACTTTGACTTCCAGCTGAAAGCCGATAGTCAAAGGTCTCCAACAAACGAAGCAAGTCTTCAAACCCAGGGAAGACAGTCAGCCACCGAGGGGTCACCTATATCCAAACTAAACAGTGAAGCAATTCCAAGCAGTTTGGCGTCCTTCGAAGAAACCACTATCAAGCAAGCGCAGGCTCGAGGGACTACTCCAGCAGTACACCCTCATAGAAATGTGTCTTCGGAGAGCCAGCAAGGTACAAGTGAAACTCTGAACAGGGATGGCGAGACAGGCGGTCATTCGGGCAGAAAAAGACGCTCGGAAGTGCGACGTAAGAGAAGAATGCAAGAGCAACGGAAAACATCTGAAGGTGTCCAGGCTACTCCCAACCTGATAATGCAATTGGAGGCGAAGATACCGCCTGGAGGCGCATGCGTGCATATCGTCGGAGTGTTCGAAGGCCACTGCGACAAAATCGAATGCCATGGTGGCATAATGAAGAAAATCCATCAGCTTGTCTACGACTGGGTTGACTATCGCCTGAGGGTGGACATAAGGCAGGTTGACATGTTCATTCCTAATGGAAGGGATTTCAGGAGAACAACGCCTGGATAG
- a CDS encoding hypothetical protein (encoded by transcript TGME49_208770~Signal peptide predicted by SignalP 2.0 HMM (probability 0.999) with cleavage site probability 0.972 at residue 27) — translation MQLSPVFSRRSLTVATLCSLLWSGVSTDPVESRPHGSGVLPKLRPPSISLIASPFSKGNNTNAETPSQIQTVSRDEFLCMFVETFNREFKAEDGGLPGLFMEVAFDPVVSRSTSINVLKKQMRAFADLMGVDGLGPDDERLKTILEVFSSYPVTQQGQSA, via the exons ATGCAGTTGTCTCCTGTATTCAGTCGGCGGTCTCTGACAGTCGCCACTCTTTGCA GTCTGCTATGGTCAGGCGTATCCACGGACCCGGTCGAGAGCAGGCCTCATGGAAGCGGCGTTCTGCCTAAGCTTAGGCCTCCGTCTATTTCTCTGATCGCATCCCCATTTTCTAAAGGAAATAAcacaaacgcagagacgcccaGCCAGATCCAGACAGTGTCGAGGGACGAGTTTCTTTGCATGTTCGTTGAAACGTTCAATCGAGAGTTTAAAGCTGAAGACGGAGGTCTTCCAGGGTTGTTTATGGAAGTGGCATTCGATCCCGTAGTGAGCCGGTCAACGTCAATTAACGTattgaagaagcagatgcgCGCTTTTGCAGATTTAATGGGTGTGGACGGCCTTGGACCCGATGATGAGCGCCTGAAAACAATACTTGAAGTCTTTTCATCATATCCTGTGACACAGCAAGGACAGTCTGCATGA
- a CDS encoding ubiquitin-conjugating enzyme subfamily protein (encoded by transcript TGME49_208780) produces the protein MTTPSTSASSPTPATGASSSQSGSQSDKPASSSPTSGNSPPTSCSTSSATPPPSLSATSTIARKRLAQERAAWRRDHPPGFSAKYAPMADGQGGQDIMKWQCKIPGKKGSIWEGGEYKLTMDFSEEYPSKPPKCKFNPVLFHPNVYPSGTVCLSILSEDEDWKPSITIKQILLGIQDLLDNPNPNSPAQAEPYMLFCQNREEYIRRVKQQALSMRPRD, from the exons ATGACGACACCCAGCACGTCAGCGTCCTCGCCTACCCCGGCAACAGGCGCCTCGAGCAGCCAGTCCGGCTCTCAGTCAGACAAACCAGCCTCTTCATCCCCAACTTCCGGCAATTCTCCTCCCACTTCTTGCTCCACATCAAGCGCGACTCCGCCTCCGAGTCTTTCAGCCACGTCGACGATCGCGAGGAAACGTTTGGCTCAAGAACGCGCCGCCTGGCGACGGGACCACCCTCCCGGGTTTTCAGCCAAGTACGCGCCGATGGCAGATGGTCAAGGCGGCCAAGATATCATGAAGTGGCAGTGCAAAATCCCAGGGAAGAAG GGGAGCATCTGGGAAGGGGGAGAGTACAAGTTGACCATGGATTTCAGTGAGGAGTACCCCAGCAAACCGCCGAAGTGCAAGTTCAACCCCGTGCTCTTCCACCCGAACGTTTACCCCTCGGGCACTGTCTGTCTTTCTATTTTgagtgaagacgaagactgGAAGCCTTCTATCACAATCAAACAGATTCTGCTTGGAATTCAA GATCTCCTAGACAACCCAAATCCGAATTCCCCGGCCCAGGCAGAGCCGTACATGCTGTTCTGTCAAAATCGCGAGGAGTACATCCGGCGGGTCAAACAACAGGCCCTCAGCATGCGCCCCAGAGACTGA